A DNA window from Flavisolibacter ginsenosidimutans contains the following coding sequences:
- a CDS encoding endonuclease/exonuclease/phosphatase family protein, whose translation MKIYSVALVSLFGFLFGCGVKTLPTGDSSNGSQTKSNTVSILTYNIHHANPPSKPGVIDIDAIANVIKQQQPDLVALQEVDVHTNRSGTTMHEAEEIARLAGMKAFFAKAIDYGGGEYGVAILSKFPMENLRNISLPTDDNTKGEHRTLAMATIVLPHNKKFVFACTHLDAQHDDVNRQMQIKKIIEVAKDESLPVVIAGDLNALPTSDVIKQLDGVFTRTCVGDCPFTIPEKNPNRTIDYIAFAPASTFSILSHAVVDESYASDHRPVKAILQLR comes from the coding sequence ATGAAGATATATTCTGTTGCATTGGTTTCGTTGTTTGGTTTCCTGTTTGGCTGCGGTGTAAAAACCTTGCCGACCGGTGATTCTTCAAACGGTAGTCAAACGAAGTCAAACACGGTTTCGATTCTTACCTACAATATTCACCACGCGAACCCGCCTTCAAAACCTGGAGTGATTGATATTGATGCAATCGCCAACGTGATAAAGCAGCAACAACCCGACTTGGTGGCGTTACAGGAAGTGGATGTGCACACGAATCGTTCGGGGACGACGATGCACGAAGCCGAAGAAATAGCAAGGCTTGCCGGTATGAAAGCTTTTTTTGCCAAGGCAATTGATTACGGTGGCGGTGAATACGGCGTTGCCATTCTTTCAAAATTTCCGATGGAAAACCTGCGTAATATTTCACTTCCCACCGATGATAATACCAAAGGCGAACACCGAACGCTGGCAATGGCGACGATCGTTTTGCCGCACAATAAAAAATTTGTTTTTGCCTGCACGCATCTTGATGCGCAGCACGACGATGTAAACCGGCAGATGCAGATTAAAAAAATTATCGAGGTAGCAAAAGATGAAAGCCTTCCTGTCGTTATTGCCGGTGATCTCAATGCTTTGCCAACAAGCGACGTAATCAAGCAGCTTGACGGTGTGTTTACACGAACTTGTGTTGGCGATTGCCCGTTCACGATTCCTGAAAAAAATCCAAACAGAACCATAGACTACATCGCCTTTGCGCCGGCATCAACGTTTTCCATTCTTTCGCACGCTGTCGTGGATGAATCTTATGCTTCCGATCACCGCCCAGTCAAAGCCATTCTTCAATTGCGATAA
- a CDS encoding polysaccharide lyase family 8 super-sandwich domain-containing protein — translation MKRNVIVFIGCLLLVQVLFAQADTVLNRYKQYLFRTFEVSDDAGQLQASLSSEGRWSDIDYNDQERGGWKPLLHLKRLRQLAYAYVNPQSKFYHQTQTLQSIELALSDWLQHRYKCPNWWHNEIGVPQQMRDIVILIGPSLSPTQLQGALEILGQYRIQSNSTGANLTWTADLGLHYGLLTKDSALVQKCRNLLVNEIKITTVDGVQPDYSFHQHDKRLQMYQYGAAFLKENVRLAWELRETALAFPKEKINVLTDFLLEGWQWMARGINTVPGTMDRSASRKNALHSPDVRELLPFFIELAPEKKTELASIANHQNGHGALSGFRYYPYSDFAAYQQPDFSLFVKTISTRTQVTESINSENLKGRLLNSGDAYLIHDGQEYFNLMPAWNWNYLPGITSFGGADKIIRKDFAGSVTDGKTGLTSMDYVLANKDGSAFISAKKSWFCYGNTVVCLVADLKGQNVDSAYTAMDQSRWRSAVTVNKESNMLAEGNHHIRHIKWVHHNNFVYVPLGNATADVRLQSVTAKWSDINTSEPNEPVKEKIFMPLLLHKNLSRVQSFGYIAAFCKTPAEASCIAKNPGCKILRNDSTCQVVSFTDGSLMAAFFGPGVVAFKGGRLSVTKPCLLLLKDGKLYASDSLQSNDSVRVQLNNKVYDVQLPANGFSTKGLSLK, via the coding sequence ATGAAAAGAAACGTAATTGTTTTTATCGGTTGTTTGCTGCTTGTTCAAGTCTTGTTTGCGCAAGCCGATACCGTTTTGAACCGGTACAAACAATACTTGTTTAGAACCTTTGAGGTGTCGGATGATGCAGGCCAATTGCAAGCATCTTTGAGCAGCGAAGGCCGGTGGAGCGATATTGATTACAACGACCAGGAAAGAGGAGGATGGAAGCCTTTGCTTCACCTGAAAAGATTACGGCAACTGGCGTATGCATACGTTAATCCGCAGTCGAAATTTTATCACCAAACACAAACGCTGCAAAGCATCGAGCTGGCATTAAGCGATTGGCTACAGCATCGTTACAAATGTCCCAATTGGTGGCACAACGAAATAGGCGTGCCGCAGCAAATGAGAGATATTGTTATTCTTATCGGACCATCGCTTTCGCCGACACAACTTCAAGGTGCGTTGGAAATTTTAGGGCAATACAGGATTCAAAGCAATTCTACAGGCGCTAACCTTACGTGGACCGCTGATCTTGGCTTGCATTATGGTTTGCTGACGAAAGATTCAGCATTGGTTCAGAAATGCAGGAACTTGCTGGTTAACGAAATCAAAATCACAACCGTTGATGGCGTGCAACCCGATTACAGTTTTCACCAGCACGACAAGCGCCTGCAGATGTATCAATACGGTGCGGCTTTTTTAAAAGAGAACGTTCGATTGGCTTGGGAGCTTAGAGAAACGGCGCTTGCTTTTCCAAAAGAAAAGATCAATGTGCTTACCGATTTTTTACTGGAAGGCTGGCAATGGATGGCAAGGGGAATCAATACCGTTCCCGGAACAATGGACCGATCGGCAAGCCGTAAAAATGCTTTGCACAGTCCGGATGTCCGCGAGTTGTTGCCCTTCTTTATTGAGCTTGCGCCGGAGAAGAAAACAGAACTCGCCTCAATCGCCAATCATCAAAACGGTCACGGCGCGTTGAGTGGCTTTCGCTATTATCCTTATTCTGATTTCGCCGCATACCAACAGCCTGATTTCAGTCTTTTTGTAAAGACTATTTCTACCCGCACGCAGGTCACTGAATCCATCAACAGCGAAAATTTAAAAGGGCGTTTGCTTAACAGCGGCGATGCTTACCTGATTCATGACGGGCAAGAATATTTTAACCTGATGCCAGCATGGAATTGGAACTATTTGCCCGGCATCACAAGCTTTGGCGGAGCGGATAAAATCATACGAAAAGATTTTGCTGGCAGCGTAACTGACGGTAAAACCGGACTTACAAGCATGGATTACGTTCTTGCAAACAAAGACGGAAGCGCATTCATTTCGGCAAAGAAATCATGGTTTTGTTACGGCAATACCGTTGTTTGCCTGGTGGCCGATTTGAAAGGACAAAACGTTGATTCTGCTTATACGGCGATGGATCAATCGCGGTGGCGTAGCGCTGTGACGGTAAACAAAGAGAGCAACATGCTTGCAGAAGGTAATCATCATATTCGTCACATAAAATGGGTACACCACAACAATTTTGTGTATGTGCCGCTTGGCAATGCAACGGCCGATGTGCGATTGCAAAGCGTTACGGCAAAGTGGTCAGACATCAATACATCGGAACCGAATGAGCCGGTGAAAGAAAAGATTTTTATGCCGCTGCTGTTGCATAAAAACCTGTCAAGAGTGCAGTCGTTTGGCTACATCGCCGCCTTTTGTAAAACACCTGCTGAAGCAAGCTGCATTGCAAAAAATCCCGGTTGCAAAATCTTGCGCAATGATTCTACGTGCCAGGTTGTTTCATTTACGGACGGAAGTTTGATGGCGGCGTTTTTTGGTCCCGGTGTGGTTGCTTTTAAAGGCGGAAGATTGTCCGTTACCAAGCCTTGTTTGCTTTTGTTGAAGGACGGTAAACTGTACGCAAGCGATTCGCTGCAGTCGAATGATTCTGTACGTGTTCAACTAAACAATAAAGTTTATGACGTGCAGTTGCCGGCTAATGGATTTTCCACCAAAGGTTTGTCGTTGAAGTGA
- a CDS encoding glycoside hydrolase family 88 protein → MADKRLEEKIDQNFSDAAAQYKGMMRRLPADRFPKTYYAQTDKFQTGASSDWCSGFYPGTLLYLYEQTKDQSLLLESERILKVLEKEKNNKTTHDLGFMMYCSFGNAERIQPKPAFKDILLTSARSLASRFNPKVGCIKSWDKVKSYHGGEWSYPVIIDNMMNLELLFYASKVTGDSSFRNMAISHARKTAQNHVRPDYSSYHVVNYDPETGAVKSRETHQGFSDNSTWSRGEAWGIYGFTMVYRESGEKSFLKTAEGMADFFLAHLPKDTIPDWDFNVNQSGYTPQWKYDPSKFAEIPKDASAAAVAASALIELSQYTNKKQSKKYLKAAEDILWALSSPKYKAATGENGNFILKHSTGSVPAYSEIDVPLTYADYYFVEAMKRYKELKK, encoded by the coding sequence GTGGCCGATAAACGTTTAGAAGAAAAGATCGATCAAAATTTTAGCGATGCGGCTGCGCAGTACAAGGGTATGATGCGCAGGCTTCCGGCCGATCGTTTTCCAAAAACCTACTATGCGCAAACGGATAAATTTCAAACGGGTGCTTCTTCAGACTGGTGCAGCGGCTTCTATCCCGGCACTTTGCTTTATCTCTACGAACAAACAAAAGATCAATCACTGTTACTTGAATCCGAACGCATCTTGAAGGTGTTGGAAAAAGAAAAGAACAACAAAACAACCCACGACCTCGGCTTTATGATGTATTGCAGTTTTGGAAACGCAGAACGTATACAACCGAAGCCGGCATTCAAAGACATTTTACTGACAAGCGCAAGGTCGCTTGCGTCTCGTTTTAATCCCAAAGTGGGTTGCATCAAGTCATGGGATAAAGTAAAATCTTATCACGGCGGAGAATGGTCTTATCCCGTTATTATCGACAACATGATGAACCTTGAATTGCTGTTTTACGCATCAAAGGTGACCGGCGATTCAAGCTTTCGAAACATGGCAATTAGCCATGCAAGAAAGACGGCGCAGAACCATGTGCGACCGGATTATAGCAGCTACCACGTTGTGAATTACGATCCCGAAACCGGTGCGGTGAAATCAAGAGAAACGCACCAGGGCTTTTCGGATAATTCCACCTGGTCGAGAGGTGAAGCTTGGGGCATTTACGGTTTCACCATGGTGTACCGCGAATCAGGCGAAAAGTCTTTTCTTAAAACGGCCGAAGGCATGGCCGATTTTTTTCTCGCACATCTTCCGAAGGACACGATACCCGATTGGGACTTCAACGTTAATCAGTCCGGCTATACGCCGCAATGGAAATACGATCCGTCGAAGTTTGCTGAAATTCCAAAAGATGCTTCTGCCGCTGCTGTTGCTGCTTCTGCCCTGATTGAATTGTCGCAATACACCAACAAGAAACAATCAAAAAAATATTTAAAAGCGGCGGAAGATATTTTATGGGCTTTGTCTTCACCAAAGTATAAAGCAGCAACCGGCGAAAACGGAAACTTTATTTTGAAACACAGCACGGGAAGCGTACCGGCCTATTCGGAAATTGACGTGCCGCTAACCTATGCCGATTATTATTTTGTTGAAGCAATGAAGCGGTATAAAGAGTTGAAGAAATAG
- a CDS encoding DUF5107 domain-containing protein gives MEQSSVSVWKETVVIPTYEVGVPDKNPMFFENRVYQGSSGVVYPNPVIDKIYDEKKDKEYTGLFLENRYLKIMILPELGGRVQMAYDKIKGRHFVYYNQVIKPALVGLCGPWISGGIEFNWPQHHRPSTFEPVDYSIEEASDGSKTIWVNEVERMFGTKGMAGFVLHPDKAFLEINVKLYNRTPLPQTFLWWANPAVKVNDDYQSVFPPDVNAVFDHGKRDVSSFPIAKGTYYKVNYAPGTDISRYKNIPVPTSYMAINSDYDFLGGYEHDTRAGVLHVANHHVSPGKKQWTWGHSDFGLAWDRNLTDEDGPYIELMAGVFTDNQPDFSWLMPYEEKTFTQYFLPYRELGVVKGATKDVLLNVEQIGEALDLKLFATSSQNVIIRLACAGQLLFNKKVFVSPEELFATSTPVKETISTKDITVTILNESGKEILRYEPGKAKEKELPEAAKPALAPKDVETTEELFLTGLHLEQYRHATYSPVPYYEEALRRDPTDIRNNNALGLWYFRRGQFERSEPFFRAAIESLSKRNPNPYDGEPYYNLGLCLKMQGRNEEAYESFYKAAWNAAWQHGSYFSIAQLDLSKGNYHSALEHIQLSLDRNAGNSKAYVLKIAALRKLERYDEALQVCEVALKRDLFNLGVYFEQSKIYRKRNNEVVAKASIEQLNILARGYEQNYFEYALDYAAAGLFDEAIELLQAIAEKKEMSASPMLWYYLGWLHQQLGSENESLRYFEKASTADSSYCFPNRLQDIIVLQSAINCNPKDAKAPYYLGNLWYDKRQYNEAIDCWKLSLERDNSFPTVYRNLGMAFFNKRNDVLAAQSIYERAFTLNTSDARVLMEVDQLYKRLNQEPKARLAFLKKHLQVVEKRDDLYLERTALYNLLGDYETAHELIMQRKFHPWEGGEGKVSAQYCYSLIEMAKQQLGLNNFSKAIELLEQAQVYPHNLGEGKLFGAQENDIFYWMACAYEEMGNTKKANEFYAKATAGSFTPSAAIVYNDQQPDKMFYQGLAWSKLGEKEKATQIFQRLVQYGKEHVNGDVKIDYFAVSLPDLLIFEDDLSLRNRVHCHYMLGLGLLGLGEYQEAEQAFKKALQEDVVHLGCITHLRLVTQLESAKATAQQSA, from the coding sequence ATGGAACAATCATCTGTAAGTGTTTGGAAAGAAACCGTTGTGATACCGACTTACGAAGTGGGTGTGCCGGATAAGAACCCAATGTTTTTTGAAAACCGCGTTTACCAGGGAAGCAGCGGCGTTGTTTATCCAAACCCGGTGATCGATAAGATTTATGATGAAAAGAAAGACAAGGAATACACCGGCTTGTTTTTGGAAAATCGTTACCTGAAAATCATGATCCTGCCTGAACTGGGCGGCCGTGTGCAAATGGCTTACGACAAAATAAAGGGTCGTCATTTTGTTTATTACAACCAGGTCATCAAGCCTGCCCTCGTTGGTTTGTGTGGACCGTGGATCTCGGGCGGCATTGAATTTAACTGGCCGCAACACCACCGTCCAAGTACGTTTGAGCCGGTTGATTATTCCATTGAGGAGGCCAGCGACGGCAGCAAAACAATTTGGGTGAATGAAGTGGAACGCATGTTCGGAACAAAGGGCATGGCGGGTTTTGTTCTTCATCCCGACAAAGCTTTTCTCGAAATCAACGTAAAGCTGTACAACCGCACACCGCTTCCGCAAACCTTTTTGTGGTGGGCTAATCCTGCGGTAAAAGTGAACGACGATTACCAGTCTGTTTTTCCGCCCGATGTTAACGCGGTATTTGATCACGGCAAACGCGACGTATCAAGCTTTCCCATTGCAAAGGGCACTTACTACAAAGTGAATTACGCTCCGGGTACGGATATTTCCCGTTACAAGAACATTCCGGTTCCGACTTCGTACATGGCAATCAATTCCGATTATGATTTCTTAGGCGGTTACGAACACGACACACGGGCCGGTGTTTTGCACGTTGCCAATCATCACGTATCGCCGGGAAAAAAACAATGGACCTGGGGACACAGCGATTTTGGTCTTGCGTGGGATAGAAACCTGACCGACGAAGACGGGCCTTACATTGAATTGATGGCCGGTGTTTTCACCGATAACCAACCTGACTTTAGCTGGTTGATGCCTTACGAGGAAAAAACATTTACGCAATACTTTTTGCCTTATCGCGAACTGGGTGTGGTGAAGGGCGCAACGAAAGATGTTTTGCTAAACGTTGAGCAGATCGGCGAAGCATTGGATTTAAAACTATTTGCTACGTCTTCGCAAAATGTCATCATTCGATTGGCATGTGCCGGTCAGTTGCTATTTAATAAAAAAGTTTTTGTCAGTCCTGAAGAATTGTTTGCAACAAGCACCCCGGTGAAAGAGACCATTTCAACCAAGGATATTACTGTGACGATTCTTAACGAAAGCGGAAAAGAAATTCTTCGGTACGAACCGGGAAAGGCGAAAGAGAAAGAGCTACCCGAAGCAGCAAAGCCTGCGTTGGCGCCAAAAGACGTTGAGACAACCGAAGAATTGTTTCTAACCGGCCTGCACCTTGAGCAATATCGTCACGCTACTTACAGTCCGGTGCCTTATTACGAAGAAGCCTTGCGCCGCGATCCAACTGATATTCGTAACAACAATGCGCTTGGTCTTTGGTATTTCCGAAGAGGCCAGTTTGAAAGAAGCGAACCTTTTTTTCGCGCCGCAATTGAATCGTTGTCGAAGCGAAATCCGAATCCATACGACGGCGAGCCATACTACAACCTTGGACTGTGCTTAAAAATGCAAGGCAGAAATGAGGAAGCTTACGAGTCTTTTTACAAGGCGGCATGGAACGCAGCGTGGCAACACGGAAGCTATTTTTCAATTGCGCAACTGGATTTGTCAAAAGGCAATTATCATTCTGCGTTGGAACACATTCAACTTTCGCTTGACCGAAACGCGGGCAATAGCAAAGCTTATGTATTGAAGATTGCAGCCTTACGGAAGTTGGAACGATATGACGAAGCATTGCAAGTTTGCGAAGTAGCATTGAAACGAGATCTTTTCAACCTGGGTGTTTATTTTGAGCAAAGCAAAATATACCGGAAACGCAATAACGAAGTCGTAGCAAAAGCATCAATCGAACAACTAAACATTCTTGCAAGAGGTTACGAACAGAATTATTTTGAATACGCACTTGACTATGCTGCAGCCGGTTTGTTTGACGAAGCGATTGAACTACTGCAAGCCATTGCGGAGAAAAAAGAAATGAGTGCTTCGCCAATGTTGTGGTATTACTTAGGATGGCTTCATCAGCAACTGGGTAGTGAAAACGAATCACTCCGATATTTTGAAAAAGCATCAACTGCGGATTCTTCTTATTGCTTTCCAAACAGGTTGCAGGATATCATCGTTTTGCAATCGGCAATCAACTGTAACCCGAAAGATGCAAAGGCGCCCTACTACCTCGGTAATCTTTGGTACGACAAACGGCAGTACAACGAAGCCATTGATTGCTGGAAGTTGTCTCTTGAAAGAGACAATTCCTTTCCAACTGTTTACAGAAATCTCGGCATGGCTTTCTTTAACAAGCGCAACGATGTACTGGCTGCACAAAGCATTTACGAAAGAGCCTTTACCCTAAATACTTCCGACGCACGTGTGTTGATGGAAGTCGACCAGCTTTACAAGCGATTGAACCAAGAGCCAAAAGCGAGACTCGCGTTTTTGAAAAAGCATTTGCAAGTGGTGGAAAAGCGGGACGATCTTTATTTGGAGCGAACCGCTTTATACAACCTTCTCGGCGACTACGAAACGGCGCATGAACTCATCATGCAACGCAAGTTTCATCCGTGGGAAGGTGGCGAAGGAAAAGTTTCCGCTCAATACTGTTACAGTTTGATTGAAATGGCGAAGCAGCAACTTGGACTGAACAATTTTTCAAAGGCAATTGAACTGCTGGAGCAGGCGCAAGTTTACCCGCACAATCTTGGTGAAGGCAAACTGTTTGGTGCGCAGGAAAACGACATCTTTTATTGGATGGCTTGTGCATACGAAGAGATGGGGAACACGAAGAAGGCAAACGAGTTTTATGCAAAGGCAACCGCTGGATCGTTCACACCATCTGCCGCTATTGTTTACAACGACCAACAACCGGATAAAATGTTCTACCAGGGACTTGCGTGGAGCAAGCTTGGTGAAAAAGAAAAAGCAACACAAATATTCCAGCGACTGGTACAATACGGAAAAGAGCACGTAAACGGTGATGTGAAGATTGATTATTTCGCCGTTTCGCTTCCCGACCTGCTGATATTTGAAGACGATCTTTCGCTTCGCAACAGGGTGCATTGTCATTACATGCTCGGCCTCGGTTTGCTCGGATTGGGAGAATATCAGGAAGCAGAACAGGCATTTAAAAAAGCGTTGCAGGAAGACGTTGTGCATTTGGGTTGCATCACGCATTTGCGACTTGTCACGCAATTGGAAAGCGCAAAGGCAACAGCGCAACAATCAGCATGA
- a CDS encoding sugar porter family MFS transporter — protein sequence MLQQNNVMTKTSSTYNGAYVIGISFISALGGYLFGFDFAVISGALPFLRTAFQLNTWWEGFLTGSLALGCIVGCLFAGNLADCYGRKPGLMTAASIFAVSSLGMAFSNSLTVFIIMRFAAGIGVGMASMLSPMYIAEVSPAAVRGRNVAINQLTIVLGILITNLVNYSLADKGVDAWRWMFGLGVVPSLLFLLGVVWLPESPRWLFKAKQNEKAQRILQKIGGADFANSTTDDIRRSLRNEAKPSYAAVFEKGVRPAVVVGITLAVFQQFCGINVVFNYTSTIFESVGANLDRQLFETVAIGFVNLLFTLLAMWQVDKLGRRPLMLYGSIILSVVYVVMAVLLKSGASAGLVSVFVLLAIASYATSLAPVTWVLISEIFPNKIRGLATSVSVVSLWAAYFVLVFTFPILAEKLGTYGPFWLYAVICLLGFFFIKFKVKETKGKTLEELETIVAH from the coding sequence ATGCTTCAGCAAAATAACGTAATGACCAAGACGTCTTCTACATACAACGGTGCTTATGTGATTGGTATTTCTTTCATCTCCGCGTTGGGCGGTTACTTGTTCGGTTTTGACTTTGCGGTAATCTCCGGTGCCCTGCCTTTCCTTCGAACGGCTTTTCAATTGAACACGTGGTGGGAAGGCTTTTTAACCGGCTCGTTGGCATTGGGCTGCATCGTTGGTTGTTTGTTTGCTGGCAACCTTGCCGACTGCTACGGACGCAAGCCCGGCTTGATGACAGCCGCTTCCATTTTTGCTGTGTCATCACTCGGCATGGCCTTTTCCAATTCACTGACCGTTTTCATCATCATGCGTTTTGCCGCGGGCATCGGCGTGGGCATGGCATCCATGTTAAGTCCCATGTACATCGCCGAAGTTTCACCGGCTGCGGTTCGCGGAAGAAACGTGGCGATCAACCAACTGACTATTGTGCTCGGCATTTTGATTACTAATCTTGTGAATTACAGTTTGGCCGATAAAGGCGTTGATGCCTGGCGTTGGATGTTTGGTCTTGGCGTTGTGCCGTCTTTGTTGTTTCTGCTTGGCGTTGTGTGGCTGCCGGAAAGTCCACGCTGGCTTTTCAAAGCAAAGCAAAACGAGAAGGCGCAACGCATCCTGCAAAAGATTGGCGGTGCGGATTTCGCAAACAGCACAACAGATGATATCAGGCGTTCGCTTCGCAACGAAGCGAAACCATCTTACGCAGCCGTTTTTGAAAAAGGCGTACGGCCGGCCGTGGTCGTCGGTATTACGCTTGCGGTGTTTCAGCAGTTCTGTGGTATCAACGTTGTCTTCAATTACACCTCCACCATTTTTGAATCCGTTGGTGCTAACCTCGACCGGCAATTGTTTGAAACGGTTGCTATTGGTTTCGTCAATCTCCTCTTCACACTTTTAGCCATGTGGCAAGTAGATAAGTTGGGAAGAAGGCCTTTGATGTTGTACGGCTCAATTATTCTATCGGTGGTGTATGTTGTGATGGCGGTACTGCTAAAAAGCGGTGCCAGTGCAGGATTGGTGTCCGTGTTTGTGTTGCTGGCAATCGCCAGTTACGCTACTTCCTTAGCGCCGGTAACCTGGGTGTTGATTTCAGAAATCTTCCCGAACAAGATTCGTGGATTGGCCACATCCGTGTCAGTTGTTTCACTGTGGGCCGCCTATTTTGTTTTGGTGTTTACGTTTCCAATCCTCGCTGAAAAATTAGGAACATACGGACCGTTTTGGTTGTATGCGGTCATCTGTCTTTTGGGGTTCTTCTTTATCAAATTCAAAGTGAAGGAAACAAAAGGCAAAACACTGGAAGAACTTGAAACCATCGTTGCTCATTGA
- a CDS encoding aldose epimerase family protein, translating into MQQAKSNSLSLRYEQAAQLRDKGVCRIVLQNGEVEVALTNLGCSILSIDTPDKNGDCKNIVAGFSSIEDYLVNRDYLGCVVGRYANRIANGRFMLDGKPILLSLNDGVTHLHGGVEGFHKKIWDVQRFINKEEQVGIVFSYLSRDGEEGYPGNLDVTVSYSLNKNNQLCIEYSAETDKATPVSLTNHSYFNLTGFDVPVIDDHLLQVNASAYTEKNEQNVPTGSVLSVEGTALDFRQPKKIGSGIDSFPKDVGYDHNFVLEDHSTSEVVFAAKLSEPVSCRSLTVFTSAPGIQVYTANYWDSSIKGVQGQLYEKHGAVALETQAFPDSPNQPSFPNTILYPGEKYSLKTIYAFGVE; encoded by the coding sequence ATGCAGCAGGCTAAGAGCAATTCTTTATCGCTTCGGTACGAGCAGGCAGCGCAATTGCGTGATAAAGGTGTTTGCCGAATCGTTCTTCAAAATGGTGAAGTTGAAGTTGCACTGACAAACCTTGGCTGCAGCATTTTGTCAATAGACACTCCCGACAAAAATGGAGATTGCAAAAACATTGTTGCGGGTTTCTCCAGTATTGAAGATTACTTAGTAAACCGGGATTATCTCGGTTGCGTTGTGGGTCGTTATGCAAACCGCATCGCAAACGGCCGGTTCATGTTGGACGGAAAACCAATTCTTTTGTCGCTTAATGATGGCGTTACTCACTTGCACGGCGGTGTGGAAGGTTTTCATAAAAAGATTTGGGACGTTCAACGTTTTATCAACAAAGAAGAACAAGTCGGTATTGTCTTTAGCTATTTAAGCAGGGACGGTGAAGAAGGTTATCCCGGTAATTTAGATGTGACGGTTTCCTACTCCTTGAACAAGAACAATCAACTTTGCATTGAATACAGTGCGGAAACGGACAAGGCAACGCCTGTGAGCCTGACCAATCATTCTTATTTCAATTTAACCGGCTTTGATGTTCCGGTAATTGATGATCATTTGCTCCAGGTGAACGCTTCGGCTTATACGGAAAAGAATGAACAAAATGTACCAACGGGTTCAGTGCTTTCGGTAGAAGGTACAGCACTTGATTTTCGACAGCCAAAAAAAATAGGCAGCGGCATTGACTCCTTTCCGAAGGACGTGGGCTATGACCACAATTTTGTTTTAGAAGACCATTCAACTAGTGAAGTTGTTTTTGCGGCTAAACTTTCCGAACCGGTAAGCTGCCGTTCGCTGACGGTATTTACATCTGCGCCGGGCATACAAGTTTACACCGCCAACTACTGGGACAGTTCAATAAAGGGCGTGCAAGGACAGCTATATGAAAAGCACGGGGCTGTGGCATTGGAAACACAGGCCTTCCCGGATAGCCCCAACCAGCCGTCGTTTCCAAATACGATCTTGTATCCCGGCGAGAAATATTCTTTAAAAACGATTTATGCATTTGGCGTTGAGTAG